From the genome of Populus trichocarpa isolate Nisqually-1 chromosome 15, P.trichocarpa_v4.1, whole genome shotgun sequence, one region includes:
- the LOC18105920 gene encoding somatic embryogenesis receptor kinase 1 — translation MGFAVFLFGFFLLLSKPNWVLANTEIGALMDMKAALDPENRYLTSWTINGSPCDGSFEGVACNEKGQVANISLQGKGLYGKVSPAIAGLKHLTGLYLHFNSLYGDVPREIANLTELSDLYLNVNNLSGDIPPEIGIMANLQVLQLCYNQFTGSIPTEMGSLEKLSVLTLQSNHLTGAIPASLGGLGMLMRLDLSYNHLFGSIPTKVADAPLLEFLDIRNNTLSGNVPLALKRLNDGFLYENNLGLCGAGFVSLNACNASELNPSRPEPFGTGVNGLPREIPETASLPLLCNQTHCSNPSKSHHASAAVATVVITILLAAIGILTFTQYRRRKQKLASSYEVSDSRLSTDQAKGAYRKNGSPLISLEYPNGWDPLADGRNLSGNAQDVFQSFRFNLEEVETATQYFSEVNLLGKSNFSATYRGILRDGSVVAIKSISKNSCKSEETEFLKGLNTLTSLRHENLVRLRGFCCSRGRGECFLIYDFVPNGNLLRYLDVKDGDGHVLEWSTRVSIVRGIAKGIAYLHGYKANKPSLIHQNITAEKVLIDQRCSPLLADSGLQNLLTNDIVFSALKTSAAMGYLAPEYTTTGRFTDKSDVYAFGVIVFQVLSGKRKVTDLVRLGADACRFQDYIDPNLHGRFFEYEAAKLARIAWLCTHESPIERPSTEAVVHELGNCSSCL, via the exons atgggTTTTGCTGTTTTTCtctttggtttctttcttttactgTCAAAGCCAAATTGGGTTCTTGCAAATACTGAGATCGGGGCACTCATGGATATGAAAGCTGCTTTAGACCCAGAAAACAGGTACCTGACTTCATGGACCATTAATGGCAGCCCATGTGATGGTTCATTTGAAGGTGTTGCTTGTAATGAGAAGGGTCAAGTAGCTAATATTTCACTGCAAGGAAAAGGGCTTTACGGGAAGGTGTCTCCTGCTATTGCTGGGTTAAAACACTTGACTGGTTTGTATTTGCATTTTAACTCCTTGTATGGAGATGTACCAAGAGAAATAGCTAACTTGACTGAGCTAAGTGATTTGTACTTGAATGTGAATAATCTGTCTGGGGATATACCTCCTGAGATTGGAATCATGGCCAATTTGCAAG TTTTGCAGCTTTGTTATAACCAGTTCACAGGAAGTATACCTACTGAGATGGGGTCTTTGGAGAAGCTTAGTGTTCTTACTTTGCAGTCAAATCATCTCACTGGAGCAATCCCTGCGAGTTTAGGGGGTTTGGGGATGTTAATGAGGCTAGATTTGAGCTACAATCACTTATTTGGTTCAATTCCAACAAAAGTAGCCGATGCTCCTCTGCTTGAATTTCTAGATATCCGAAATAACACACTCTCTGGCAATGTACCTCTAG CTCTTAAGAGATTGAATGATGGATTCCTGTATGAAAACAACTTGGGATTGTGTGGAGCTGGGTTTGTGTCTCTGAATGCTTGCAATGCTTCAGAACTTAATCCAAGCAGACCCGAACCCTTTGGAACTGGTGTAAATGGTCTGCCAAGAGAGATCCCAGAAACAGCAAGTTTGCCGTTGCTATGCAACCAAACTCACTGTTCAAACCCGTCAAAGTCCCATCACGCATCGGCTGCTGTTGCTACAGTTGTCATAACGATTTTACTGGCAGCCATAGGAATTCTGACATTTACCCAGTATCGCCGCCGGAAACAGAAGCTTGCTAGCTCATATGAAGTTTCTGATAGCCGCCTAAGTACTGACCAGGCAAAGGGAGCTTACAGGAAGAATGGCTCTCCTCTAATCAGTCTCGAGTATCCTAATGGATGGGACCCTTTAGCTGATGGCAGGAATTTAAGTGGGAATGCCCAGGATGTCTTCCAAAGTTTCAGGTTCAACTTGGAAGAGGTGGAGACTGCCACACAGTACTTCTCGGAGGTCAATTTGTTGGGTAAGAGTAACTTTTCTGCAACATACCgaggaattttaagagatgggtCTGTTGTTGCTATCAAGAGCATTAGTAAAAACAGCTGCAAGTCAGAGGAGACTGAGTTCTTGAAGGGGCTGAATACTTTGACATCACTGAGGCATGAGAATTTAGTGAGGTTGAGAGGATTCTGCTGTTCAAGGGGCCGAGGGGAGTGCTTTctcatttatgattttgttcCCAATGGTAATCTGCTGAGGTATCTTGATGTGAAGGATGGGGATGGCCACGTGCTTGAATGGTCCACCAGAGTTTCAATCGTCAGGGGTATCGCCAAAG GTATAGCATACTTGCATGGGTACAAAGCGAACAAACCATCTCTGATCCACCAAAACATCACTGCTGAAAAGGTCCTAATTGACCAGCGATGCAGTCCGTTGCTCGCAGATTCTGGCTTGCAAAACCTTCTTACGAATGACATCGTGTTCTCAGCACTCAAAACCAGTGCTGCCATGGGGTACCTAGCTCCTGAGTACACTACCACAGGCCGGTTCACAGACAAAAGTGACGTGTACGCATTTGGAGTGATAGTTTTCCAAGTTCTCTCAGGGAAGCGAAAAGTGACTGACTTGGTACGTCTTGGAGCAGATGCATGCAGATTCCAAGATTATATTGACCCCAATCTCCATGGCAGATTCTTCGAATATGAAGCAGCTAAGCTTGCAAGAATCGCTTGGCTTTGCACTCACGAGTCTCCCATTGAAAGACCATCTACGGAAGCAGTTGTTCATGAACTAGGTAACTGTAGTAGCTGTCTCTAG
- the LOC127904367 gene encoding aconitate hydratase 1-like, producing MGVFRWRQRICSISSWASYIGSTTISKCWTQNRRWKEDNFSGIFGRPMMKLLMLFIQVWCLIYIFEGTYQAITKGNPMWNQLSVTSGTLYAWDSKSTYIHEPPYFKSMTMSPPGPHGVNDAYCSLNFGDSIKADHISPAGSIHKDSPATRYLRHGTWSDLEEEEEEEEEHLDEEELEDDVQSVDSLSSTPTGVETPNVIDPCK from the exons atgggaGTATTCAG GTGGAGGCAGCGCATCTGCTCTATTTCGAGCTGGGCTTCCTATATTGGAAGTACAACAATTTCAAAGTGCTGGACCCAAAACCGAAGATggaaagaagataatttttcaGGAATATTTGGCCGTCCAATGATGAAGTTGCTCATGTTGTTCATTCAAGTGTGGTGCCTGATATATATATTCGAGGGTACATATCAGGCAATCACCAAGGGAAATCCCATGTGGAATCAATTATCTGTTACTTCAGGCACTCTATATGCTTGGGATTCCAAATCAACATACATACATGAGCCACCATATTTCAAAAGCATGACGATGTCTCCGCCAGGACCACATGGTGTGAATGATGCTTACTGCTCGCTCAACTTCGGGGACAGCATTAAAGCTGATCACATCTCACCAGCTGGCAGCATCCACAAGGATAGTCCTGCTACTAGATACCTCCGTCATGGAACATGGAGTGAtttggaggaggaagaagaggaagaggaagaacatCTTGATGAAGAGGAGTTGGAGGATGATGTTCAATCTGTTGATAGCCTTTCAAGCACACCAACTGGAGTTGAGACTCCTAATGTTATTGACCCTTGCAAGTAG
- the LOC127904359 gene encoding uncharacterized protein LOC127904359, whose amino-acid sequence MPLLCYFSSIFHTFYMAMINREKTSIIKSLINYFFYFSGGPEGFSEVVWDVARRHNDKHITFTYNSFDGEEGFPGDVSVSVTYMIVQANKIAVRMWAKPLNKPTPVNLALHAYWNLGRHNSGDILSHTIQLFGSEVTPVDEELIPTGEIVNVKDTPYDSLQAREIGSMFNQLPDGYDINYVLDDLNPGHFMKVAVVQESVSGRKLELWTNQPGVQFYTSNMLDNVKGKGGCVYAKHAGICLETQVFPDAVNHPYFPSQIVDPGKIYQNIMIYRFPAHQSFSGYPARFPGFGYFPDLKYDFDILHLDDSLN is encoded by the exons ATGCCTTTGCTATGCTATTTTTCCTCCATATTTCATACATTTTACATGGCCATGATTAATCGGGAAAAAACCTCGATTATTAAGTcactcattaattattttttctacttttcaGGTGGCCCTGAAGGTTTTAGTGAGGTTGTCTGGGATGTAGCTAGACGTCATAACGATAAACATATAACATTCACGTACAACAGCTTTGATGGAGAGGAAG GTTTTCCTGGTGATGTTTCTGTGTCTGTGACATACATGATAGTTCAAGCAAACAAGATAGCTGTGAGAATGTGGGCTAAGCCTCTAAACAAGCCTACCCCAGTGAACTTGGCACTGCATGCTTACTGGAATCTTGGTAGACACAACAGTGGTGACATCTTGTCTCATACCATCCAGCTTTTTGGATCTGAAGTTACTCCTGTGGATGAAGAACTCATTCCGACCGGAGAAATTGTCAACGTCAAGGATACACCTTATGATTCCCTCCAAGCCAGGGAGATCGGGAGCATGTTCAATCAATTGCCTGATGGATATGACATCAACTATGTGTTAGATGACTTGAATCCTGGACACTTTATGAAGGTTGCTGTTGTGCAAGAAAGTGTGTCTGGGAGGAAGTTGGAGCTATGGACCAATCAGCCTGGAGTGCAGTTTTATACAAGTAACATGCTTGACAATGTCAAGGGGAAAGGTGGATGCGTTTATGCTAAGCATGCTGGTATTTGCTTAGAGACTCAAGTATTTCCTGACGCGGTCAATCACCCCTATTTCCCTTCTCAGATTGTTGATCCTGGAAAGATTTATCAGAACATCATGATTTATAGGTTCCCTGCTCACCAGAGTTTTTCAGGCTATCCTGCTAGGTTCCCTGGATTTGGTTATTTTCCAGATTTGaaatatgattttgatattttacatcTTGATGACTCTCTAAATTAG
- the LOC7481830 gene encoding uncharacterized protein LOC7481830, whose product MGYWSAENATKAYLKTLRMGQKANEPDEAEFISALAAGNNAQLMVVACANAATTTTVALVAAAHQTGGRVVCILPGHQELQLSKKILGCDACHVEFVIGEARSLLLSHYSEADFVLIDCNLENHDGILGAVRAGRKRNGAVIVGYNAFSKRSWRSGGSKTQLLPIGGGLLVTRIATDAKIADGCGCGKRSHWVVKVDKCTGEEHVFRVRFPQGKQIEA is encoded by the exons ATGGGTTACTGGTCTGCTGAGAATGCTACAAAGGCATACCTCAAGACTCTGAGAATG GGTCAAAAGGCAAATGAGCCAGATGAAGCTGAATTCATTTCAGCATTAGCAGCTGGTAACAATGCACAACTAATGGTTGTAGCATGTGCCAATGCTGCCACCACAACCACAGTGGCCTTAGTGGCTGCAGCCCATCAAACCGGTGGCCGTGTGGTTTGCATCCTTCCTGGTCATCAAGAATTACAACTATCTAAAAAAATCCTAGGTTGTGATGCCTGTCATGTTGAGTTCGTTATTGGAGAAGCTCGAAGTCTATTATTAAGCCATTATAGTGAAGCGGATTTTGTGCTTATTGATTGTAACCTTGAGAATCATGATGGTATTCTTGGCGCAGTACGAGCAGGCAGGAAAAGAAACGGAGCTGTTATAGTGGGGTATAATGCATTTAGCAAGAGATCATGGCGATCTGGTGGGTCAAAAACACAGTTGTTGCCTATTGGAGGAGGATTACTGGTGACCAGAATTGCTACAGATGCCAAGATTGCTGATGGCTGTGGTTGCGGGAAGAGGAGCCATTGGGTTGTCAAGGTAGATAAATGTACCGGCGAAGAGCATGTTTTCAGGGTCAGATTCCCACAAGGGAAACAAATCGAAGCTTAA
- the LOC7476760 gene encoding hypersensitive-induced response protein 4 yields the protein MGNTCCFLCGCVDQASVGVVERWGRFERLAPPGFHFFNCLAGQCLAGVLSTRIHSLDVRIETKTKDNVFVQLVCSIQYRIVKENADDAFYELANPREQIQAYVFDVVRAIVPRMALDELFEQKGEVAIAVLEELEKVMGAYGYCIEHILMVDIIPDDTVRRAMNEINAAQRLQLASVYKGEAEKVLLVKRAEADAEAKYLGGVGVARQRQAITDGLRENILEFSHKVTGTSAKEVMDLIMITQYFDTIKDLGNSSKNTTVFIPHGPGHVRDIGDQIRNGLMEASCAQIDQQ from the exons ATGGGTAATACATGCTGTTTTTTATGTGGATGCGTAGACCAAGCTAGCGTTGGTGTTGTTGAAAGGTGGGGTCGTTTTGAGCGATTGGCTCCGCCAGGTTTCCACTTCTTTAACTGCCTTGCTGGTCAATGTTTGGCCGGTGTTTTGTCTACCAGAATTCACTCTCTTGATGTCCGCATTGAAACCAAAACCAAG GATAATGTCTTTGTGCAATTGGTTTGCTCGATTCAGTACCGAATAGTCAAGGAAAATGCTGATGATGCATTCTATGAGTTGGCAAATCCCAGGGAGCAGATTCAGGCTTATGTATTTGATG TGGTTCGAGCTATTGTTCCAAGAATGGCATTGGATGAGCTTTTCGAGCAGAAGGGTGAGGTTGCCATAGCTGTCTTGGAGGAATTGGAGAAG GTGATGGGAGCCTATGGCTACTGCATAGAGCACATTCTGATGGTTGACATTATACCTGATGATACTGTACGCAGGGCAATGAATGAGATCAATGCAG CTCAACGACTTCAGCTTGCTAGTGTATATAAAGGTGAAGCTGAAAAGGTGCTCCTAGTCAAAAGGGCAGAAGCTGACGCTGAAGCCAAGTACCTTGGTGGGGTTGGTGTGGCCAGGCAGAGGCAGGCAATCACCGATGGTTTGAGAGAGAACATACTGGAGTTCTCACACAAGGTGACAGGCACATCAGCTAAGGAGGTGATGGATCTCATCATGATCACACAGTACTTTGACACCATCAAAGACCTCGGCAACTCATCTAAGAACACCACTGTTTTCATCCCTCATGGCCCTGGTCATGTAAGAGACATCGGCGACCAGATTCGCAATGGGTTGATGGAGGCATCCTGTGCTCAAATTGATCAGCAGTGA
- the LOC7476761 gene encoding uncharacterized protein LOC7476761 — MESLGYLDDFSGVQEGSNEDGKSACERESIACAQDNEVNNGMKSPGPAGESIGDQDDGDEELRSADDKEDDGDGEDNKLMESLGHLDDCTDVQEGCDEEGDIADDVEDNEDSDDTEEVEDPSLTSSGKQRQLEIHVTTVHVKGLVKSWNVKKLKELCKQYGEIINVLLPRNFGAKHKDFGFIAFSSHKSALACVEGINKTQLGGETKVKADLAKTRFRGAAQKKRRWGKHHAKYEEVGTEIKAQAHGNKSKGTRKRGRGIAKEEIQAPSLLNSTKEGKPNNHRTSFSEGQDAN, encoded by the exons ATGGAATCACTTGGGTATTTGGATGACTTTTCTGGAGTTCAAGAAGGAAGTAATGAGGATGGAAAGAGCGCATGCGAAAGGGAGAGCATAGCTTGTGCACAAGATAATGAAGTTAACAATGGCATGAAATCACCAGGGCCTGCGGGTGAATCTATTGGAGACCAAGATGATGGCGATGAAGAACTGAGGAGTGCAGATGATAAGGAAGATGATGGAGATGGTGAAGACAACAAACTCATGGAATCACTTGGACATTTGGATGACTGTACTGATGTCCAAGAAGGTTGTGATGAAGAAGGGGACATTGCAGATGATGTGGAAGATAATGAGGACAGTGATGATACCGAAGAGGTTGAAGATCCTTCTCTAACCAGCTCAGGGAAACAAAGGCAACTAGAAATCCAT GTGACAACTGTTCATGTTAAAGGGCTAGTGAAATCCTGGAATGTAAAGAAGCTGAAAGAGCTCTGCAAACAGTATGGAGAGATCATAAATGTTTTGTTACCTCGAAATTTTGGTGCTAAACACAAGGATTTTGGATTTATTGCTTTTAGTTCTCATAAAAGTGCACTTGCTTGTGTGGAAGGGATCAATAAGACCCAGCTTGGAGGAGAAACTAAG GTTAAGGCTGACCTTGCCAAGACAAGATTTAGAGGAGCAGCGCAGAAGAAAAGGAGATGGGGTAAACATCATGCAAAGTACGAAGAGGTTGGGACTGAAATAAAAGCACAAGCTCATGGTAACAAGTCCAAGGGAACTAGAAAAAGAGGAAGGGGCATTGCTAAAGAAGAGATTCAAGCTCCTTCATTGTTGAATAGTACTAAAGAAGGTAAACCAAACAACCATCGAACCAGTTTCAGTGAAGGTCAGGATGCCAACTGA